In one Lolium rigidum isolate FL_2022 chromosome 3, APGP_CSIRO_Lrig_0.1, whole genome shotgun sequence genomic region, the following are encoded:
- the LOC124695986 gene encoding 50S ribosomal protein L4-like, with product MRAIARAASLLRRAVDCPPQLGAIGRDAPLVSKILPNVYFNRYSTHLAPANEVLIPPELLSSKSVWTPDRELGQYEDLVARVTNFHNEDKGFMVLDGDVFDVPIRKDIVHRVVRWQLAKRQQGTHSTKTISEVSGTGRKPYKQKGTGRARHGTLRGCQFRGGATMHGPKPRSHAFKLQKKVRRLGLKIALSARTAEGKLCIFEDLEVPSHKTKNIVQYIKQMDDTKKVLLVDGGDIDKKLKLLSEGEKLP from the exons ATGCGCGCCATCGCACGTGCAGCGTCGCTCCTGCGCCGCGCCGTGGACTGCCCGCCGCAGCTCGGCGCCATCGGCCGCGACGCCCCGCTTGTCAGCAAG ATATTGCCAAATGTCTACTTCAATCGGTACTCTACTCATTTAGCTCCAGCAAATGAAGTGCTGATTCCACCGGAACTTCTGTCTAGCAAGAGTGTTTGGACCCCAGACCGAGAGCTAG GGCAGTATGAGGACCTAGTAGCTAGAGTAACAAACTTCCATAATGAGGACAAGGGATTCATGGTTTTGGATGGTGATGTTTTTGATGTTCCAATTAGGAAGGATATTGTTCACAGAGTAGTCAGGTGGCAACTTGCTAAAAGGCAACAG GGGACACACTCAACTAAAACTATCAGTGAAGTGAGTGGCACAGGAAGAAAGCCTTACAAGCAAAAAGGAACTGGAAGAGCACGCCATGGAACGCTGCGTGGTTGTCAG TTTCGAGGTGGTGCAACCATGCATGGCCCTAAACCACGAAGCCATGCATTCAAGCTGCAAAAGAAAGTACGACGCCTGGGACTTAAAATAGCGTTGTCTGCCCGAACAGCAGAGGGGAAG CTCTGCATCTTTGAGGACTTGGAAGTCCCTAGCCACAAGACGAAAAACATTGTGCAGTACATAAAGCAGATGGACGATACAAAGAAAGTTTTGTTGGTGGATGGAGGCGACATTGATAAGAAGTTGAAGCTA TTATCAGAAGGAGAAAAACTCCCGTGA